A DNA window from Dehalococcoidia bacterium contains the following coding sequences:
- a CDS encoding methylmalonyl-CoA mutase family protein, producing the protein MFDRQELERLRQEQQRWEESTLKRALERGGERDEVEFRTSSTETRRLYTPLDVADIDYMRDIGFPGEYPYTRGIHPTGYRGRLWTFRQYAGYETAEETNKRFKFLLQEGQPGLSVAFDLPTQLGYDSDDPQAHGEVGKVGVAIDTLADMEALFEGIPLDKVSTSMTINAPAAVLVAMYAVVAEKQGVPLREVSGTVQNDILKEYVARGTYIFPPRPSLRLAADLIAWCAKEMPKFNSISISGYHIRDAGSTAVQEMAFTFANAMAYIDAVLERGVDIDDFGPRISWIFNTQNNFFEEVAKYRALRRMWARIMRERYGAKDPRSWMFRTHVQTGGATLTAQQPELNIVRAAIQALATVLGGVQSLALSCYDEALCLPTEEAQRIAVRTQQIIAYETGVTDTVDPLGGSYYVEWLTGELERQAWEYLHRIEDMGGAIAAIESGYMQREIQEAAYAQQRAVDEGRKVVVGVNRYQLPGEQPKMIFRPRPEAERAQIEKLQKVKRERDQAAVQAALRRLEEACRDSENLMPPILEAVRAYATLGEICGVMRRIFGEYRPPEVI; encoded by the coding sequence ATGTTCGACCGCCAGGAGCTGGAGCGACTGCGGCAGGAGCAGCAGCGCTGGGAGGAGAGCACCCTCAAGCGCGCCCTGGAGCGTGGGGGTGAGAGGGACGAGGTAGAGTTCCGCACCAGCTCCACCGAGACGCGCCGCCTCTACACGCCGCTGGACGTGGCCGACATCGACTACATGCGGGACATCGGCTTCCCGGGTGAATACCCCTACACCCGCGGCATCCATCCCACCGGCTATCGTGGCCGGCTGTGGACCTTCCGACAGTATGCCGGCTACGAGACGGCCGAGGAGACCAACAAGCGGTTCAAGTTCCTGCTGCAGGAGGGGCAGCCAGGCCTGTCGGTGGCCTTCGACCTGCCGACCCAGCTGGGATACGACTCCGACGATCCCCAGGCCCACGGCGAGGTGGGCAAGGTGGGGGTGGCCATCGATACCCTCGCCGACATGGAGGCCCTGTTCGAGGGCATTCCCCTGGACAAGGTCAGCACCTCCATGACCATCAATGCCCCAGCGGCAGTGCTGGTGGCCATGTATGCCGTCGTGGCCGAGAAGCAGGGGGTGCCCCTGCGGGAGGTGTCGGGCACGGTCCAGAACGACATCCTGAAGGAGTACGTGGCCCGCGGCACCTATATCTTTCCGCCCCGTCCCTCCTTGCGCCTGGCGGCCGATCTCATCGCCTGGTGCGCCAAGGAGATGCCCAAGTTCAACTCCATCAGCATCTCCGGCTATCACATCCGCGATGCCGGGTCCACGGCCGTCCAGGAGATGGCCTTCACCTTCGCCAACGCTATGGCCTACATAGACGCTGTGCTGGAGCGAGGGGTGGATATAGACGACTTCGGCCCCCGCATTTCCTGGATCTTCAACACCCAGAACAACTTCTTCGAGGAGGTAGCCAAGTACCGGGCGCTGCGCCGCATGTGGGCGCGCATCATGCGCGAGCGCTACGGCGCTAAGGACCCCCGCTCCTGGATGTTCCGCACCCACGTGCAGACGGGCGGCGCCACCCTAACCGCCCAGCAGCCGGAGCTCAACATCGTGCGGGCGGCCATCCAGGCCCTGGCCACGGTGCTGGGGGGCGTCCAGTCCCTGGCCCTCTCGTGCTACGACGAGGCCCTCTGCCTGCCGACCGAAGAGGCGCAACGCATAGCCGTGCGCACCCAGCAGATTATCGCCTACGAGACAGGCGTCACTGACACGGTGGACCCCCTGGGCGGGTCCTATTATGTGGAGTGGCTCACGGGCGAGCTGGAGCGCCAGGCCTGGGAGTACCTGCACCGGATCGAGGACATGGGAGGGGCCATCGCCGCCATCGAGTCCGGCTACATGCAGCGGGAGATCCAGGAGGCGGCCTATGCCCAGCAGCGGGCTGTCGACGAGGGACGCAAGGTGGTGGTGGGCGTCAACCGCTACCAGCTCCCTGGCGAGCAGCCCAAGATGATCTTCCGCCCCAGGCCAGAGGCCGAGCGCGCCCAGATCGAGAAGCTGCAGAAGGTGAAGCGGGAGCGGGACCAGGCAGCGGTCCAGGCCGCCCTGAGGCGGCTGGAGGAGGCCTGCCGCGACTCCGAGAACCTCATGCCCCCCATCCTGGAGGCGGTGCGGGCCTACGCCACCCTGGGCGAGATATGTGGCGTCATGCGCCGCATCTTCGGCGAATACCGTCCGCCCGAGGTCATATAG
- a CDS encoding alpha-ketoacid dehydrogenase subunit beta, which translates to MATKTLIEAVREAMAEEMRRDPRVVVFGEDVEEGGVFRATEGFVQEFGRERCFDTPLAESAIVGIAIGASLNGLVPIAEIQFADFIWPAVDQIVNEAARLRWRSNGAWGCPIVVRAPYGAGIRGGPYHSQSVEAVFAHVPGLKVICVASPYDAKGLLKAAIRDPDPVLFFEHKRAYRLVREEVPDDDYVLPIGQAAVKREGRHISLISYGMMAQHALRAADRAAEEGIDVEVIDLRTLRPLDRETVLSSVRKTGKALVAYEDNLFGGYGAEIAALIAEEAFDYLDGPVVRLAAPDVPISPFAPVLEDAILPGEENLLEAIRRLAAY; encoded by the coding sequence ATGGCCACCAAGACCCTCATCGAGGCCGTGCGGGAGGCCATGGCCGAGGAGATGCGCCGCGACCCCCGCGTCGTCGTCTTCGGCGAGGACGTGGAGGAGGGCGGCGTCTTCCGTGCCACCGAGGGCTTCGTGCAGGAGTTCGGCCGCGAGCGCTGCTTCGACACGCCCCTGGCCGAGTCGGCCATCGTGGGCATCGCCATCGGCGCCTCCCTCAACGGCCTGGTGCCCATAGCCGAGATACAGTTCGCCGACTTCATCTGGCCTGCGGTAGACCAGATAGTCAACGAAGCGGCGCGCCTGCGCTGGCGCTCCAACGGCGCCTGGGGCTGCCCCATCGTGGTGCGGGCGCCCTACGGCGCTGGCATCCGTGGCGGCCCCTATCACTCCCAGAGCGTTGAGGCCGTCTTCGCCCACGTACCGGGCCTGAAGGTCATATGCGTCGCCTCCCCTTACGACGCCAAGGGACTGCTCAAGGCGGCCATCCGCGACCCCGACCCGGTGCTCTTCTTCGAACACAAGCGCGCCTATCGGCTGGTTCGCGAGGAGGTGCCCGACGACGACTACGTGCTGCCTATCGGCCAAGCAGCCGTGAAGAGGGAGGGCAGGCATATCTCCCTCATTTCCTATGGCATGATGGCCCAGCACGCCCTGCGGGCGGCCGATCGGGCGGCGGAGGAGGGCATCGATGTGGAAGTGATAGACCTGCGCACCCTACGCCCCCTGGACCGGGAGACGGTGCTGTCGTCGGTGCGCAAGACGGGCAAGGCGCTGGTGGCCTACGAGGACAACCTCTTCGGCGGCTACGGGGCCGAGATCGCCGCCCTCATCGCCGAGGAGGCCTTCGACTACCTGGACGGGCCGGTGGTTCGGCTGGCCGCTCCCGACGTGCCCATCTCCCCCTTCGCGCCGGTGCTGGAGGACGCCATCCTCCCCGGCGAGGAGAACCTGCTGGAGGCCATCCGCCGGCTGGCCGCCTACTGA
- the lipA gene encoding lipoyl synthase → MVQPVTIYEQPPARPHPKPPWFKVRAVMGPNYLEMKRLMRGLALHTVCEEARCPNIFECWEERTGTFMILGDVCTRRCGFCAVTFGRPQRTVDADEPRRVAEAARHLGLKHIVITSVARDDLPDGGASIFARCIEACREAVPGCTVEVLVPDFRGSPSALRTVVDARPDVFGHNVETVPRLYRRVRPSARYYRSLEMLARAKEMAPDMVTKTGIMVGLGETWDELRQTMRDIRAVGVDVLTIGQYLRPTYGERHLPIARYYTPEEFEALRQEALALGFPAVESGPLVRSSYHARRSVEAVRGA, encoded by the coding sequence GTGGTGCAGCCCGTCACCATTTACGAGCAGCCGCCGGCCCGCCCCCACCCCAAGCCACCCTGGTTCAAGGTGCGGGCAGTCATGGGCCCCAACTACCTGGAGATGAAGCGGCTGATGCGGGGCCTGGCGTTGCACACCGTCTGCGAGGAGGCCCGCTGCCCCAACATCTTCGAGTGCTGGGAGGAGCGCACCGGCACCTTCATGATCCTGGGCGATGTCTGCACGCGACGCTGCGGCTTCTGCGCCGTGACCTTCGGGCGGCCCCAGCGCACAGTGGACGCCGACGAGCCCAGGCGGGTGGCCGAGGCGGCCAGGCATCTGGGCCTGAAGCACATCGTCATCACCTCGGTGGCCCGGGACGACCTGCCCGACGGCGGCGCCAGCATTTTCGCCCGTTGCATCGAGGCCTGCCGGGAGGCGGTGCCGGGCTGCACGGTGGAGGTGCTGGTGCCCGACTTCCGCGGCTCCCCCTCCGCCCTGCGCACGGTGGTGGATGCCCGCCCGGACGTGTTCGGCCACAACGTGGAGACGGTGCCGCGGCTCTACCGCCGGGTGCGCCCCAGCGCCCGCTACTACCGCTCGCTGGAGATGCTGGCCAGGGCCAAGGAGATGGCGCCCGATATGGTTACCAAGACGGGCATCATGGTGGGCCTGGGCGAGACCTGGGACGAGCTGCGGCAGACCATGCGCGACATCCGCGCCGTGGGGGTGGACGTGCTTACCATCGGCCAGTACCTCCGTCCCACCTACGGAGAGCGCCACCTGCCCATCGCCCGCTACTACACGCCCGAAGAGTTCGAGGCCCTGCGGCAGGAGGCCCTGGCTCTAGGGTTCCCGGCCGTAGAGAGCGGCCCCCTCGTCCGGTCCTCTTACCATGCCCGAAGGTCGGTGGAGGCAGTCAGAGGCGCCTAG
- the lipB gene encoding lipoyl(octanoyl) transferase LipB, translating into MGYPEAWALQRRLLAARQAGECGDVLLLLEHPPVYTCGRRTGPDQLRVPAHLLPAPLHEVDRGGGITFHGPGQVVAYLVMDLRAWRTDVQSYLRALEEVVLRTLGHYGLRGERIDGLTGVWLGGEKVASIGVKLSRWCTMHGLALNVATDPSWFRPIVPCGIADRGITSMHLHLQACPPLEEVAATMAREAGAVFGRDVQYRRVEGGPSAAWGLLGQVFAQERSHAGGSRPQG; encoded by the coding sequence GTGGGCTACCCCGAGGCCTGGGCCCTGCAGCGACGCCTGCTGGCGGCACGGCAGGCCGGAGAGTGCGGCGACGTCCTCCTGCTGCTGGAGCACCCGCCCGTCTACACCTGCGGTCGCCGCACCGGCCCCGATCAGCTGCGAGTGCCCGCCCACCTGCTGCCAGCACCCCTCCATGAGGTCGACCGCGGCGGTGGCATTACGTTTCACGGGCCTGGCCAGGTCGTGGCCTACCTCGTGATGGACCTCCGGGCCTGGAGGACTGATGTCCAGAGCTATCTGCGGGCGCTGGAGGAGGTGGTGCTGCGAACCCTTGGCCATTACGGCCTGCGGGGCGAGCGCATCGACGGGCTGACGGGCGTCTGGCTAGGGGGCGAGAAGGTGGCCAGCATCGGCGTCAAGCTTTCCCGCTGGTGCACCATGCACGGCCTGGCCCTCAACGTGGCTACCGACCCCTCCTGGTTCCGGCCCATCGTCCCCTGCGGCATTGCCGACCGGGGCATCACATCCATGCACCTGCACCTGCAGGCCTGCCCGCCCCTCGAGGAGGTGGCCGCGACCATGGCCCGGGAGGCCGGCGCCGTCTTCGGCCGCGATGTGCAGTACCGCCGTGTGGAAGGTGGCCCCTCAGCCGCGTGGGGGCTGCTGGGCCAGGTGTTTGCGCAGGAACGCAGCCACGCGGGCGGCAGCCGGCCGCAGGGATGA
- a CDS encoding thiamine pyrophosphate-dependent dehydrogenase E1 component subunit alpha gives MLLARALSQRMRVLQRMGKGTFAVSAEGHEGAQVGTAYVLRPGQDWTVPYYRSVGVAVTVGMTARDVLMAFFARRDDISSGGRNMPNHFSHRELRIVSGSAPVATQVPHAVGIALASKLRGLDEVTFVYFGDGATSKGDTHEAMNFAGVHRLPVVFVCENNSYAISVHVSKQMAVEKVSVRAQGYGFPGVTVDGNDVLAVYRAALEAHQRARNGEGPTFIEGKVYRLAPHSSDDDDRRYRSREEVETWSQREPIVRFRALLQELGLLDQDKEEALNRRVAREVDEATDYAERAPPPDPATVFRHLYAE, from the coding sequence ATGCTGCTGGCCCGCGCCCTCAGCCAGCGCATGCGGGTGCTGCAGCGCATGGGCAAGGGCACCTTCGCCGTCAGCGCCGAAGGGCACGAGGGCGCCCAGGTGGGCACCGCCTACGTGCTGCGACCCGGTCAGGACTGGACAGTGCCCTACTACCGCAGCGTGGGCGTGGCGGTAACCGTAGGCATGACGGCGCGAGACGTGCTGATGGCCTTCTTCGCCCGTCGCGACGACATCTCCAGCGGCGGGCGCAACATGCCCAACCACTTCAGCCACCGGGAGCTGCGCATCGTCAGCGGCTCGGCGCCTGTAGCCACCCAGGTGCCCCACGCGGTGGGCATCGCCCTGGCCAGCAAACTGCGGGGCCTGGACGAGGTGACCTTCGTCTACTTCGGCGACGGCGCCACCAGCAAGGGGGACACCCACGAGGCCATGAACTTCGCCGGCGTCCACCGCCTGCCTGTCGTCTTCGTCTGCGAGAACAACTCGTATGCCATCTCGGTGCATGTCTCCAAGCAGATGGCGGTGGAGAAGGTATCCGTCCGCGCCCAGGGCTACGGCTTCCCCGGGGTGACGGTGGACGGCAACGACGTGTTGGCCGTCTACCGGGCTGCCCTGGAGGCCCACCAGAGGGCCCGCAACGGAGAGGGTCCTACCTTCATCGAGGGCAAGGTCTACCGACTGGCCCCCCACAGCAGCGATGACGACGATCGCCGCTATCGCAGCCGCGAGGAGGTGGAGACCTGGTCGCAACGGGAGCCGATCGTGCGCTTCCGTGCCCTGCTGCAGGAGCTGGGGCTGCTGGACCAGGACAAGGAGGAGGCCCTGAACCGGCGTGTCGCCCGGGAGGTGGACGAGGCCACCGACTACGCCGAGCGGGCGCCCCCGCCCGACCCGGCCACCGTGTTCCGGCACCTGTATGCCGAGTGA
- a CDS encoding MaoC family dehydratase: MSGHGDFGRFFEDFEVGATYRHWPGRTITDMDDILFCMLTMNHHPLHIDAEYGKKTQFGRNVVVGNLVVDIALGQSVRDISGKAVANLGFEKIEFLRPTFHGDTIYSESTVLEKRESRTQPDRGIVTVETRAYNQHGELVMRFRRSVMVPKREAGLPHSFPEPKTEASSREG; encoded by the coding sequence ATGTCGGGGCACGGCGACTTCGGGCGCTTCTTCGAGGACTTCGAGGTGGGGGCCACCTATCGCCACTGGCCCGGCCGCACCATCACCGACATGGACGACATCCTCTTCTGCATGCTGACCATGAACCACCACCCCCTGCACATCGACGCCGAATACGGCAAGAAGACCCAGTTCGGGCGCAACGTGGTGGTGGGCAACCTGGTGGTGGACATCGCCCTGGGCCAGAGCGTCCGCGACATCTCGGGCAAGGCGGTGGCCAACCTCGGCTTCGAGAAGATCGAGTTCCTGCGCCCCACTTTCCACGGCGATACCATCTACTCCGAGAGCACCGTCCTAGAGAAGCGCGAGTCCCGCACACAGCCCGACCGGGGCATCGTGACGGTGGAGACTCGCGCCTACAACCAGCACGGCGAGTTGGTGATGCGCTTCCGCCGCTCGGTGATGGTGCCCAAGCGCGAGGCAGGACTGCCCCACTCCTTCCCGGAGCCCAAGACCGAGGCGAGCAGCAGGGAGGGATGA
- a CDS encoding acyl-CoA dehydrogenase family protein, whose amino-acid sequence MPLPTMATLSEEDQMIVNQVRRFVDREVLPVASEMEHRDEYPHALVQKMKDMGLFGVAVPPEYGGLGLSFVTYAAIVEELARGWMSLGGIINGAVMVSWMIKTYGTQDQKDRFLARIAQGEVCGICMTEPNAGSDLQSLQTVAVRDGDNYVLNGTKMFVSNGIHGKLFAVLTKTDPQAQPPYAGMSAFIVDKDETPGLTVGGKIEKLGYKGIDTTVFYFEDARVPVSNLVGGQEGQGWFHIMSTIEVGRINVAARAVGVATAALEDAMRYAKQRVTFGRPIAEHQAIQLKLADMATKIEAARLLTRAAAAKKDAGERADLWGGMAKLFASEVAQEVAMEALRIHGGVGYTKDMRVERYYRDTPLMIIGEGTNEIQRLVIARNLLRLFGE is encoded by the coding sequence ATGCCTTTGCCCACAATGGCCACCCTCAGCGAAGAAGACCAGATGATCGTCAATCAGGTGCGACGCTTCGTCGACCGCGAAGTGTTGCCCGTGGCCTCGGAGATGGAGCACCGCGACGAGTACCCTCATGCCCTCGTCCAGAAGATGAAGGACATGGGCCTCTTCGGCGTCGCCGTGCCTCCCGAGTACGGCGGCCTAGGCCTCTCCTTCGTCACCTATGCCGCCATCGTCGAGGAGCTGGCACGGGGCTGGATGAGCCTGGGCGGCATCATCAACGGGGCCGTCATGGTCTCCTGGATGATCAAGACCTATGGCACCCAGGACCAGAAGGACCGCTTCCTGGCCCGCATTGCCCAGGGCGAGGTCTGCGGCATCTGCATGACCGAGCCCAACGCTGGCTCCGACCTCCAGTCCCTGCAGACGGTGGCCGTTCGCGACGGCGACAACTACGTCCTGAACGGCACCAAGATGTTCGTCTCCAACGGCATCCACGGCAAGCTCTTTGCCGTCCTCACCAAGACCGACCCCCAGGCCCAGCCGCCTTACGCGGGGATGAGCGCCTTCATCGTTGACAAGGACGAGACCCCCGGACTGACGGTGGGGGGCAAGATAGAGAAGCTGGGCTACAAGGGCATCGACACGACCGTCTTCTACTTCGAGGATGCCAGGGTGCCGGTGTCCAACCTGGTGGGCGGCCAGGAGGGCCAGGGCTGGTTCCACATCATGAGCACCATCGAGGTGGGCCGCATCAACGTGGCAGCGAGGGCAGTGGGGGTCGCCACTGCCGCCCTGGAGGACGCCATGCGCTACGCCAAGCAGCGTGTCACCTTCGGGCGGCCCATCGCCGAGCACCAGGCCATCCAGCTCAAGCTGGCCGATATGGCCACCAAGATCGAGGCGGCGCGGCTGCTGACACGGGCGGCGGCCGCCAAGAAGGACGCCGGCGAGCGGGCCGACCTCTGGGGCGGCATGGCCAAGCTCTTCGCCTCGGAGGTGGCCCAGGAAGTGGCCATGGAGGCGCTGCGCATCCACGGCGGCGTGGGCTACACCAAGGACATGCGGGTGGAGCGCTACTACCGCGACACGCCGCTCATGATCATCGGCGAGGGGACCAACGAGATACAGCGTCTGGTCATCGCTCGCAACCTGTTGCGGCTGTTCGGGGAGTAG
- a CDS encoding 2-oxo acid dehydrogenase subunit E2: MAFTVVMPQVAETVTEGTVTRWLKSPGDQVERYEPLVEINTDKVDVEIPAPVKGILREILAPEGAVVQVGQALAIIEEAEAAEAIRPETPPIAAAGREEPQAPAEAERAAAEAEVPAGAEAPAAQRPRATPRVRRVAEELGVDLSQVRGTGPGGRITEEDVRRHAAQREAVPAAARPETPPPPREAAPPPAAEEEVEKVPLTAIRRTIAQRMAASAFSAPHAWLMMEADVTGLVRLRQAIKGDFERREGVDLTYLPFVVKAVAEGLRRYPYLNASWSDDGILLRKRINIGIAVATEQGLMVPVVHDADRLSIAGLARAIADLAERARSGRLRLEDVQGGTFTVDNTGVFGSVATMPIIFPGQAAILTSEAIRPQVRVLENEAIAVRQVMNLCLSFDHRIVDGHQAAAFVAFVKERLEAIGPDAPVY; encoded by the coding sequence GTGGCCTTCACCGTCGTCATGCCCCAGGTGGCCGAGACGGTCACCGAGGGCACCGTCACCCGCTGGCTCAAATCCCCCGGCGACCAGGTGGAACGCTACGAGCCCCTAGTGGAGATCAACACGGACAAGGTAGACGTAGAGATACCGGCGCCAGTGAAGGGCATCCTCAGGGAGATCCTGGCCCCCGAAGGGGCTGTGGTCCAGGTGGGACAGGCCCTGGCCATCATCGAGGAGGCGGAGGCGGCCGAGGCCATCCGCCCCGAGACGCCGCCCATCGCTGCGGCAGGGCGCGAGGAGCCTCAGGCGCCCGCCGAGGCCGAGCGGGCCGCCGCCGAGGCCGAAGTCCCAGCCGGGGCCGAGGCCCCCGCCGCCCAGCGCCCCCGCGCCACCCCGAGGGTGCGCCGCGTGGCCGAGGAGCTGGGAGTGGACCTCTCTCAAGTTCGGGGCACCGGCCCGGGCGGCCGCATCACCGAGGAGGACGTGCGCCGCCACGCCGCCCAGCGAGAGGCCGTCCCCGCCGCCGCCCGCCCCGAGACCCCGCCACCCCCGCGCGAGGCAGCCCCGCCGCCGGCCGCCGAGGAAGAGGTCGAGAAGGTGCCGCTGACGGCCATCCGCCGCACCATCGCCCAGCGCATGGCTGCCTCGGCCTTCAGCGCGCCCCACGCCTGGCTGATGATGGAGGCCGACGTCACCGGCCTGGTGCGCCTGCGCCAGGCCATCAAGGGCGACTTCGAGCGGCGGGAGGGGGTGGACCTGACCTACCTGCCCTTCGTGGTCAAGGCGGTGGCCGAGGGGCTGCGCCGCTACCCCTATCTCAACGCCTCCTGGAGCGACGACGGCATCCTGCTCAGGAAGCGCATCAACATCGGCATCGCCGTGGCCACGGAGCAGGGTCTGATGGTGCCGGTGGTGCACGATGCCGACCGCCTGAGCATCGCTGGCCTGGCGCGGGCCATCGCCGACCTGGCCGAGCGGGCACGGTCTGGCCGCCTGCGCCTGGAAGACGTGCAGGGAGGCACCTTCACCGTGGACAACACGGGCGTCTTCGGCTCGGTGGCCACCATGCCCATCATCTTCCCCGGCCAGGCGGCCATCCTCACCAGCGAGGCCATCCGCCCCCAGGTGCGGGTGCTGGAGAACGAGGCCATCGCCGTGCGCCAGGTGATGAACCTCTGCCTGTCGTTCGATCACCGCATCGTGGACGGGCACCAGGCAGCGGCCTTCGTGGCCTTCGTCAAAGAACGACTGGAGGCCATAGGCCCCGACGCCCCTGTATACTGA
- a CDS encoding alpha/beta fold hydrolase, giving the protein MTVTRRLDIPSAGAVLEGVAHLPDGNPFGAVVVCHPHPLYGGDMDNHVVLALCEAAVEAGLAALRFNFRGTGRSTGSHDQGRAEQEDVLAALSQAAALLGPHGGRLGVVGYSFGAVMAALAAPRAQGVAALVLVSPPARALSAESLTAFPGPKLVLAGDMDQFAPAQELQQLALEAGENCELALVPGVDHFWWSSLRPAAARVAAFLRKHLAQQPPRG; this is encoded by the coding sequence ATGACGGTGACGCGCAGGCTCGACATACCTTCCGCCGGCGCAGTGCTGGAGGGAGTGGCCCACCTGCCCGACGGAAATCCCTTCGGCGCTGTGGTGGTCTGCCACCCCCACCCCCTTTACGGGGGAGATATGGACAATCACGTGGTGCTGGCCCTGTGCGAGGCGGCGGTGGAGGCCGGGCTAGCCGCCCTGCGCTTCAACTTTCGGGGGACTGGACGCAGCACCGGCTCCCATGACCAGGGGCGCGCCGAGCAGGAGGACGTGCTGGCCGCCCTGTCCCAGGCAGCGGCGCTGCTCGGGCCCCACGGCGGCCGGCTGGGGGTGGTGGGCTACTCCTTCGGCGCCGTGATGGCCGCCCTCGCTGCGCCTCGCGCCCAGGGAGTGGCTGCTCTGGTCCTCGTGTCGCCTCCTGCCCGCGCCCTCTCGGCCGAGTCGCTCACCGCCTTTCCCGGTCCCAAACTGGTGCTGGCTGGCGACATGGACCAGTTCGCGCCTGCCCAGGAGCTGCAACAGTTGGCCCTGGAGGCGGGCGAGAACTGCGAGCTGGCGCTGGTGCCGGGCGTGGACCACTTCTGGTGGTCATCCCTGCGGCCGGCTGCCGCCCGCGTGGCTGCGTTCCTGCGCAAACACCTGGCCCAGCAGCCCCCACGCGGCTGA
- a CDS encoding long-chain fatty acid--CoA ligase, translating into MQGTMMDYPLTINHILWRLDRLFPKKAVVTQRLDEGEPTRSNYGELVARVHRLASALARAGVREGDRVATFAWNTQTHLECYFAVPCMGAVLHTLNIRLFPGQLEYIINHAEDKVVLLDRSLIPAFEPLIGKVPTVQLVVLMNEGPEPSATFREAFPQVVDYEEFLRSGDEHFPWPRIDERQAAAMCYTSGTTGNPKGVVYTHRSTVLHSLVATLSDNIGLRERDVVMYAVPMFHANAWGIPYAAAMVGTSQVFPNRYLDAERLVNLIEREGVTVSAGVPTIWIPILDLLEKTGRKLPTLKQVICGGSAAPPALIAGLDRHGIQLVHAWGMTETSPLGSLSRVRSWLEDLPEERKLAVRSTQGTIVPLVECRIVDLESGAELPWDGKSVGELQVRGPYITGTYYNDPTASEKFMDGWLRTGDVATIDPDGYIRLVDRTKDLVKSGGEWISSVELENHLMAHPKVQEAAVIGLPHPRWQERPVAAVVPRPEYKDDITAEELREFLAQRVAKWWLPDEVVFVPEVPKTSVGKFDKKVLREQLAHVAQRWAAGGGE; encoded by the coding sequence ATGCAGGGCACCATGATGGACTACCCTCTGACCATCAACCACATCCTGTGGCGACTGGACCGCCTCTTCCCGAAGAAGGCGGTGGTCACCCAGCGGCTGGACGAGGGAGAGCCCACGCGCTCCAACTACGGTGAGCTGGTAGCCCGCGTGCACCGGCTGGCGAGCGCCCTAGCCCGCGCAGGGGTCCGCGAGGGCGACCGTGTCGCTACCTTCGCCTGGAACACCCAGACCCACCTCGAGTGCTACTTCGCTGTGCCCTGCATGGGGGCTGTGCTCCACACCCTCAATATCCGTCTCTTTCCCGGGCAACTGGAGTACATCATCAACCACGCCGAGGACAAGGTGGTGCTTCTGGACCGGAGCCTCATACCCGCCTTCGAGCCTCTCATCGGCAAGGTGCCCACGGTGCAACTGGTGGTTTTGATGAACGAGGGGCCGGAGCCCTCGGCCACCTTCCGCGAGGCCTTTCCGCAGGTGGTCGACTACGAGGAGTTCCTGCGCAGCGGCGATGAGCACTTCCCCTGGCCCCGTATCGACGAGCGGCAGGCAGCGGCCATGTGCTACACCTCCGGCACCACCGGCAACCCCAAGGGGGTGGTCTACACTCACCGCTCGACCGTACTGCACTCGCTGGTGGCTACCCTGTCCGACAACATCGGCCTGCGCGAGCGAGATGTCGTGATGTACGCCGTGCCCATGTTCCACGCCAACGCCTGGGGCATACCCTATGCTGCCGCCATGGTGGGCACCAGCCAGGTGTTCCCCAACCGGTACCTGGACGCCGAGCGGCTGGTGAACCTCATCGAGCGGGAGGGCGTCACCGTCTCGGCAGGGGTCCCCACCATCTGGATTCCCATTCTGGACCTGCTGGAGAAGACGGGGCGCAAGCTGCCCACGCTGAAGCAGGTCATCTGCGGCGGGTCGGCGGCGCCTCCGGCCCTCATCGCTGGCCTCGACCGGCACGGGATCCAGCTCGTCCATGCCTGGGGCATGACCGAGACCTCGCCTCTCGGCTCCCTCAGTCGCGTGCGCTCGTGGCTGGAAGACCTGCCAGAGGAGCGGAAGCTGGCGGTCAGGTCCACCCAGGGCACCATCGTCCCCCTGGTGGAATGCCGCATCGTGGACCTCGAATCGGGGGCCGAGCTGCCCTGGGACGGGAAGAGCGTGGGCGAACTGCAGGTGCGGGGGCCTTATATCACGGGCACCTACTACAACGATCCCACCGCCAGCGAGAAGTTCATGGACGGATGGCTGCGCACCGGCGACGTGGCCACCATTGACCCCGACGGCTACATCCGCCTGGTGGACCGCACCAAGGACCTGGTCAAGTCGGGTGGCGAGTGGATATCGTCGGTGGAGCTGGAGAACCACCTCATGGCCCACCCCAAGGTGCAGGAGGCCGCTGTCATCGGTCTGCCTCACCCCCGCTGGCAGGAGCGGCCAGTGGCGGCTGTGGTGCCCCGACCCGAATACAAGGACGACATCACGGCCGAGGAGCTGCGGGAGTTCCTGGCCCAGAGGGTGGCCAAATGGTGGCTGCCGGACGAGGTGGTGTTCGTCCCGGAGGTGCCCAAGACCAGCGTCGGCAAGTTCGACAAGAAGGTCTTGCGGGAGCAGTTGGCTCACGTGGCCCAGCGCTGGGCAGCCGGCGGCGGCGAATAG